The Aminipila terrae nucleotide sequence ACATATCCCTGTGGGCTGTTTTCAGTGCCGAAAAAGGAACTGGTCAGATTCCATGCCTCTTCCGGAACTACAGGAAAGCCTACAGTAGTAGGATACACGAGAAATGATATGTCCCTGTGGAGAGAAATGGTAGCCAGGATTGTTACTATGGCAGGGGTTACGGAAGAGGATACTGCACAGATTTCTTTTGGATATGGTTTGTTTACAGGAGCGTTAGGACTTAATCAGGGTCTTGAAGAAGTAGGAGCAGCAGTCATACCAATGTCTAGCGGAAACACGAAAAAGCAGATTATGATGATGCAGGATATGGAAACTACAGCATTAATCAGTACCCCTTCTTATGCACTTCACATGGCTGAAATAGCTAAAGAAATTGGTATTGATCCAGCCAAAGATTTACATTTAAAATGGGGATTGTTTGGGGGAGAAGGTTCTACTGAGGCAATGAGAAAAGAACTGAATGACACCTGGGGTTTATTTTCTACCGAAAATTATGGCATGAGTGAACTGATGGGGCCGGGAGTTGCGGGAGAATGCCAGGCTCTTTGTGGAATGCATATTAACGAAGACCATTTCCTCCCTGAAATTATTAATCCTGAAACGGGAGAAGTCTTAGGCGAAGGAGAGGTCGGAGAACTGGTTATTACTACCATAAGTAAAGAAGGTTTACCGATTATAAGATACAGAACAAAGGATATTACTTCCCTTAGTTATGATAAGTGCCAATGTGGGAGAACCACAGTGAGAATGGCAAAGATTCAGGGGCGCTCTGATGATATGCTTATTCTTGGAGGAGTAAATGTATTTCCGTCACAAATAGAAGAAGTACTGATCAGTACCAAGGGTATCGGGCCCCATTATCAAATTAAAGTGTTTAAAAAAGGTTATCTTGATAAGATAGAAGTTGTTGTTGAACTGGCAGATGCAGATTTCTTAGATTCCTTTGGAAAGCTTGAAAACCTGAATAAATTAATAAAAAACCGGTTAAAAACAGTTCTTGGGCTGGATGCTAAAGTAACACTGGTACAACCAAGAACTTTAGAGAGATTTGAAGGCAAAGCCAAAAGGGTTATTGATTTGAGAAAAGAGGAGGCTAAGTAAATGGCTATTAAGCAATTATCTATTTTGATTCCCAATGAAAAAGGAGCCTTAGCTGAAGTAACGGAGGCGTTTTGTGATGCTGATATCGATGTAAGGGCTATATCTGTTTCAGATACAACAGAATATGGTATTCTGAGGACAGTTGTGGACGATACAGAAAGGGCAGTTAAATGCCTGGAAGAAAGAGGTATTGTTGCTAAGAAAAGTGATATATTAGCCTTAAACCCAGAAGATAAGAAGGGCAGTCTGACTGAAATATTTAAACTACTGGGTCAAAATGGAATAAATATTGATTATGTATATTCTTTCGTTGTTAGAAAGAATGAGGCACAATATTTTGTACTTAAGGTAGATGATTTAGCCAAGGCTGAAACTTTACTGGAAGAAAAGGGTATCGAAGTAATAAAGAATATTTAACTATAAATTTGTTGACAAATACAAAAAAATGAGTTAATATTAGGCAAATAGAATAAATTTTGAAATGCGATGATAGGGTAAAGTAAATTATTGTTACATCTACAGAGAGTCGGAGAAGCTGGAAACCGATGGTGACGCTCTAATTGAAGTTCCCCCTTGAGCTGGCATGCTGAACAAGCTGATAAATCAGACAGTAGGTGTGCACGGGTTCTCCCGTAACAGAGATAAGGATGTTTGTCCTGAGTGGCCTTTGAAGGGCAATAAGAGTGGTACCGCGGACTTTCCGTCTCTTAGGAGATGGAAAGTCTTTTTTGTTATTTTAAACGATTGGACAATAGGGGTGCATACTTTCAGGATAAAAGCAGGAATGGAATTATGTGATAAAAGAAAAGGAGAATGAAAAATGATTTGGAATGAAACTGCTGAATGTATGGATATTGAACAGAGACGTGGGGTACAGAGCCGCAGACTTAGAGACACGGTTGCCAGAGTTTATCAGAATGTAGAGTTTTATAGAAAAAAGATGCAGGAACTGGGTGTAGAACCAGGTGATATAAAAACCATTGAAGATATTGTAAAGCTGCCTTTCACAACAAAAAAGGATTTAAGAGATAATTACCCCTTCGGTCTTTGCGCAGCACCAGAAAGCCAGTTTGTAAGAATCCACGCTTCTTCTGGTACTACAGGAAAACCTACAGCTGTTCCCTATACAAGAAAAGACTTAGATAACTTTTCAGAGTGTGTAGCCAGAGCTATTTGCTGTGCAGGTGGAACAAATAAGGATGTAATACAGATTGCATATGGCTATGGATTATTTACAGGAGGCCTTGGACTTCATGATGGAGCAACCAAGCTGGGAGCAGGTGTAATACCTATTTCTGGAGGTAATACAAGAAATCAGCTTACACTTATGAAAGACTTCAAATCTACGATTTTAGCATGTACCCCTTCCTATGCAATGTTTTTAGCTGAATCACTTCGGGAGGCTGGCATTAAGAAGGAAGAACTTTCTCTTAGAATTGGTATTTTTGGTGCAGAACCCTGGAGCAATGAAATGAGGAAAAAGATTGAAGAAGGTCTTGGATTAACTGCATATGATATATATGGACTAAGTGAAATCATGGGACCGGGTGTTGCAGCAAGCTGCAGTGAGCAAAAAGGACTTCATGTAGCTGAAGATCATTTCTATCCTGAAATTTTAAATCCGGACACGCTGGATCCTGTAGCTGATGGTACTGTTGGAGAACTGGTATTTACTCACCTTACAAAAGAAGCTATGCCTCTTTTACGATATAGGACCCGTGATTTAAGCAGTATCACCCATGAAATCTGTGAATGCGGCAGAACCAATGCCAGGATGGGAAAAATACTGGGCAGAAGTGATGATATGCTAATCATAAGAGGTGTTAATGTATTCCCTTCACAAGTTGAAAGTGTGCTTCTGGAAGTTCAAGAGGTTTCACCAAATTATGTAATAATTGTTGACCGTCAGGGAACTATGGATACAATAGAAGTAAAGGTAGAACTTAACGAAAAGTATGTACCCGATGAAATGGGTGATCTGGAAAGAATAAAGGATACTATAAAACACAAACTGAACAGTGTACTTCGTATAGGTGTAAAAGTAACTCTGGCTGAACATAAAACTATTGAAA carries:
- a CDS encoding ACT domain-containing protein, with the translated sequence MAIKQLSILIPNEKGALAEVTEAFCDADIDVRAISVSDTTEYGILRTVVDDTERAVKCLEERGIVAKKSDILALNPEDKKGSLTEIFKLLGQNGINIDYVYSFVVRKNEAQYFVLKVDDLAKAETLLEEKGIEVIKNI
- a CDS encoding phenylacetate--CoA ligase family protein produces the protein MIWNETAECMDIEQRRGVQSRRLRDTVARVYQNVEFYRKKMQELGVEPGDIKTIEDIVKLPFTTKKDLRDNYPFGLCAAPESQFVRIHASSGTTGKPTAVPYTRKDLDNFSECVARAICCAGGTNKDVIQIAYGYGLFTGGLGLHDGATKLGAGVIPISGGNTRNQLTLMKDFKSTILACTPSYAMFLAESLREAGIKKEELSLRIGIFGAEPWSNEMRKKIEEGLGLTAYDIYGLSEIMGPGVAASCSEQKGLHVAEDHFYPEILNPDTLDPVADGTVGELVFTHLTKEAMPLLRYRTRDLSSITHEICECGRTNARMGKILGRSDDMLIIRGVNVFPSQVESVLLEVQEVSPNYVIIVDRQGTMDTIEVKVELNEKYVPDEMGDLERIKDTIKHKLNSVLRIGVKVTLAEHKTIERSEGKAKRVIDRRHI
- a CDS encoding phenylacetate--CoA ligase family protein; this encodes MVQARIWNKEETLEREQFREIQLKRLKATVERVYNNVPHYKAKFRERGILPGDINTLEDLKKLPFTVKADFRDTYPCGLFSVPKKELVRFHASSGTTGKPTVVGYTRNDMSLWREMVARIVTMAGVTEEDTAQISFGYGLFTGALGLNQGLEEVGAAVIPMSSGNTKKQIMMMQDMETTALISTPSYALHMAEIAKEIGIDPAKDLHLKWGLFGGEGSTEAMRKELNDTWGLFSTENYGMSELMGPGVAGECQALCGMHINEDHFLPEIINPETGEVLGEGEVGELVITTISKEGLPIIRYRTKDITSLSYDKCQCGRTTVRMAKIQGRSDDMLILGGVNVFPSQIEEVLISTKGIGPHYQIKVFKKGYLDKIEVVVELADADFLDSFGKLENLNKLIKNRLKTVLGLDAKVTLVQPRTLERFEGKAKRVIDLRKEEAK